A single Candidatus Omnitrophota bacterium DNA region contains:
- a CDS encoding TRAM domain-containing protein has protein sequence MVIGIVRLFFVALCMLFGYRLSTQFIGLDEVLKLAGAAAGLVVAVVIITVDLILKKTSVKSLSCIMIGLFFGLIMANLIMTLFALIPFSDIVRTGVHLGMALSLSYLGVIVALHNQDEFNLIIPYVKFSRQNHREGLIILDTSVIIDGRIADICETRFVEGKFIIPRFVLKELQAIADSSDGLKRNRGRRGLDVLNKIQKNTNIDVKIHETDLPEISEVDGKLVKLAMILNARIFTNDYNLNKVAEIQGVPTLNINELANALKPIVLPGEVMEAKIIREGKEHGQGVAYLNDGTMVVVDNARSKIGQVQKVVVTSVLQTQAGRMIFAKLEA, from the coding sequence ATGGTAATAGGTATTGTTCGTCTTTTTTTTGTCGCTTTATGTATGCTGTTTGGCTATCGGTTAAGTACTCAATTCATCGGGCTGGACGAAGTTTTAAAATTAGCAGGGGCAGCAGCGGGGTTGGTCGTAGCCGTAGTAATAATAACCGTTGATCTAATACTAAAAAAAACATCGGTAAAAAGCCTGTCCTGCATTATGATCGGTTTATTTTTTGGATTGATAATGGCAAATTTAATTATGACGTTATTTGCCTTAATTCCCTTCTCTGATATAGTCAGGACCGGAGTTCACTTAGGCATGGCTCTTAGTTTGTCTTATCTGGGAGTAATTGTTGCCCTGCACAACCAGGATGAATTTAATTTAATCATTCCTTATGTTAAGTTTAGCCGGCAGAATCACCGGGAGGGACTTATTATTCTGGATACCAGCGTGATCATTGATGGCCGGATTGCCGATATATGTGAAACCAGGTTTGTTGAAGGCAAATTTATCATCCCCAGGTTTGTCTTAAAAGAGCTTCAGGCTATTGCTGATTCTTCCGACGGGTTAAAGCGGAATCGCGGGCGCCGGGGGCTGGATGTTTTAAATAAGATCCAGAAAAATACCAATATAGATGTTAAGATCCATGAGACAGACTTGCCCGAGATTTCAGAAGTTGACGGAAAATTGGTTAAGCTGGCCATGATCTTAAATGCCCGGATCTTTACCAATGATTATAACCTGAATAAAGTTGCCGAGATACAAGGGGTACCCACTTTAAATATAAATGAACTGGCCAATGCCCTTAAACCGATAGTGCTGCCAGGAGAAGTGATGGAGGCTAAAATTATTAGAGAAGGCAAGGAGCATGGCCAGGGGGTAGCCTATTTAAATGACGGGACTATGGTAGTGGTGGATAACGCTAGGTCTAAGATAGGGCAAGTTCAGAAGGTGGTTGTAACCAGCGTCCTGCAGACCCAGGCGGGCAGGATGATTTTTGCTAAACTGGAGGCATAG
- the ispD gene encoding 2-C-methyl-D-erythritol 4-phosphate cytidylyltransferase, which produces MIEISAIVPAAGKGERMAGKKAKPYLILVDKPILAHTLLSLEKIHEIKEIIVVVSSANKVVCRRQIINKYSLKKVKKIVTGGSSRTQSVYRGLEELDPGCDLVLIHDGIRPFVTSDIIRKVAWKAVDCGAALSAVPVISTVKKADQRLVVDRTLIRNRLWLAQTPQVFRRDLIQRAYCLAHKSKKISWDDAGLVEAMGHPVKLVKGEADNIKITTPRDLLLAELILRQKAEGRRQKKE; this is translated from the coding sequence TTGATAGAAATTTCAGCAATAGTTCCAGCAGCAGGTAAAGGCGAGAGAATGGCTGGAAAAAAAGCTAAGCCATATCTGATACTGGTTGACAAGCCGATATTAGCCCATACCTTGTTGTCCCTGGAAAAAATTCATGAAATTAAAGAGATCATAGTCGTTGTATCCAGCGCTAATAAGGTTGTCTGCCGAAGACAAATAATAAATAAATACAGTCTGAAAAAGGTTAAAAAAATTGTAACAGGCGGCAGCAGCCGGACTCAGTCGGTTTATCGGGGCTTAGAAGAACTGGATCCTGGTTGTGATCTGGTCTTGATCCATGACGGCATTCGGCCGTTTGTAACCAGCGATATAATCAGGAAGGTTGCCTGGAAAGCCGTTGACTGCGGAGCAGCTCTCAGCGCGGTGCCGGTAATATCTACCGTCAAAAAAGCGGATCAGAGACTGGTTGTGGATCGCACGCTTATTCGTAATCGGCTTTGGTTAGCCCAAACCCCCCAGGTTTTTAGAAGGGATTTAATTCAACGAGCCTATTGCCTGGCTCATAAGAGTAAAAAGATAAGCTGGGATGATGCCGGTTTAGTAGAAGCTATGGGCCATCCGGTTAAGTTAGTAAAGGGAGAAGCGGATAATATAAAAATTACCACTCCCCGGGATCTGCTGCTGGCAGAGCTGATACTGAGACAGAAGGCAGAAGGCAGAAGACAGAAGAAGGAGTGA
- the ispF gene encoding 2-C-methyl-D-erythritol 2,4-cyclodiphosphate synthase, whose translation MRVGIGYDIHRLVEGRKLILGGIEIPHIKGLDGYSDGDILLHAVCDAILGALGQGDIGRHFPSSQAAYKDISSIKLLKRVLDIMTQKKFQIENIDTIVIAEQPRLLPFRERIEIEISRILELDKYQVNVKFKTNESMDSIGRKESIAGYAVVCLKEQPE comes from the coding sequence ATGCGGGTTGGTATTGGCTATGATATTCACCGCTTAGTTGAGGGAAGAAAGCTGATTTTGGGCGGCATCGAGATTCCTCATATAAAGGGGTTGGATGGTTATTCAGATGGAGATATACTGCTGCACGCTGTTTGTGACGCTATTCTTGGCGCTCTTGGCCAGGGAGATATCGGCCGGCATTTCCCTTCCAGCCAGGCGGCCTACAAAGATATTTCGAGTATAAAACTATTAAAGCGTGTTTTGGATATTATGACTCAAAAGAAATTTCAAATCGAAAATATAGATACTATAGTAATTGCTGAACAGCCCCGCCTTTTGCCATTCAGGGAAAGAATAGAGATAGAAATTTCCCGGATTTTAGAATTAGATAAATATCAGGTAAATGTCAAGTTTAAGACAAATGAAAGCATGGATTCTATTGGCAGAAAAGAATCTATCGCTGGTTACGCCGTGGTCTGCCTTAAAGAACAACCAGAGTAA
- the gltX gene encoding glutamate--tRNA ligase, producing MVRVRFAPSPTGYLHIGNARTALFNWLFARKHKKGAFILRIEDTDITRSKERYIQQIISDLRWLKLDWDEGPDIGGKFGPYKQSDRLKFYRKFAESLIRKGKAYWCYCSEESLSGRRKEALKHGRPPRYDNRCRNLRPEQIADFKAKSIKPCLRFRVPDQILVFDDLIRGRVSFDLSLLGDFVILKSDLKPAFNFAVTLDDILMKITHVIRGEDHLSNTPSHLLLFDALGSNAPKFGHISMTLGPGGGRLSKREQAVSISEYRRLGYLPEAVVNYLALLGWAPSEDRQILSRQELIKEFDISGMTKAGAIFDQKKLDWLGGVYIRKIELDRLTSLGMAYLKDSGLLEGSISEKKYDWLKEIVKAVRDHLSHISEIVDYAGIFFKEGIEIKKDEADLITNARSREVLAGAIDVLRKMNGLTKDNFKSFVKMLGQKSNAGGKDLYLPLRIAITGKPHGPELNLVLPVLGREKCIKRIKKAQEL from the coding sequence ATGGTTAGGGTCAGGTTTGCTCCATCTCCAACAGGATATTTGCATATCGGCAATGCCCGGACAGCGCTTTTCAACTGGCTTTTTGCCAGAAAGCACAAGAAAGGCGCTTTTATTTTAAGGATTGAGGATACAGATATAACCAGGTCAAAAGAAAGATATATCCAGCAGATTATTTCGGATTTAAGATGGTTAAAATTAGATTGGGACGAAGGGCCGGATATCGGAGGAAAATTTGGCCCCTATAAACAATCCGACCGTTTAAAGTTTTATAGAAAGTTTGCCGAAAGCCTGATCAGAAAAGGAAAGGCCTACTGGTGTTATTGCAGCGAGGAGTCTTTGAGCGGCAGAAGGAAAGAGGCCTTAAAGCACGGCCGTCCTCCGCGATACGATAATCGATGCCGGAATTTAAGACCAGAGCAGATAGCTGATTTTAAAGCTAAGTCTATAAAACCATGCTTGAGATTTAGGGTTCCTGATCAGATTCTCGTTTTTGATGATTTAATCAGAGGAAGGGTTAGTTTCGATTTGAGCCTATTAGGTGATTTTGTCATTTTGAAATCTGACCTGAAGCCTGCTTTTAATTTTGCCGTAACGCTTGACGATATACTTATGAAAATAACTCATGTAATCCGCGGAGAAGATCATCTTTCAAATACCCCTTCGCATCTCCTTTTATTTGATGCCTTGGGCAGTAATGCCCCTAAGTTCGGGCATATATCTATGACCCTGGGGCCTGGCGGCGGCAGATTAAGCAAGCGGGAACAAGCGGTTTCAATATCAGAATATCGCCGTTTAGGGTATCTACCTGAGGCGGTTGTGAATTATCTGGCGCTGTTAGGATGGGCTCCTTCCGAAGACAGGCAGATCCTTTCACGGCAGGAGCTGATAAAGGAGTTTGACATATCGGGCATGACCAAGGCCGGTGCTATCTTTGATCAAAAGAAGCTTGATTGGTTGGGAGGAGTATATATCAGGAAGATAGAGCTGGATAGGCTGACTTCTCTGGGGATGGCCTATTTAAAAGATAGCGGCCTTCTCGAAGGTTCAATTAGCGAAAAAAAATATGACTGGCTGAAAGAAATTGTAAAGGCAGTGCGCGACCACCTATCCCACATTTCGGAAATTGTAGATTATGCCGGTATATTCTTTAAGGAAGGCATAGAAATTAAAAAGGATGAGGCTGATCTTATTACAAATGCCCGTTCCCGGGAGGTCCTGGCCGGTGCAATAGACGTTTTAAGGAAAATGAACGGCTTGACTAAGGATAATTTTAAAAGTTTTGTTAAGATGCTGGGACAAAAATCTAACGCTGGCGGAAAAGATCTTTATTTACCCTTGAGAATAGCTATTACCGGTAAACCCCACGGCCCGGAGCTGAATCTGGTTTTGCCTGTTCTTGGCCGGGAGAAATGCATTAAAAGGATAAAAAAGGCGCAAGAGCTATGA
- the cysE gene encoding serine O-acetyltransferase, translated as MLWLKVILAIVVGVIAFLLSIALVFRKEIKATFERDPAAVSFWEVLLTYSGLHAIIFHRISHRVIKWNIPLLPRLISQAARYFTGIEIHPGARIGKALFIDHGMGVVIGETTIIGDNVTLYQGVTLGGTGKEKGKRHPSIGNNAVISTGAKVLGNITIGNNVNIGANAVVIRSVPDDCTVVGVPGRIARKKGVRVPGINLDHTHLPDPLAERLENLQQEIDAIETHLEDWHKERLRGKEN; from the coding sequence ATGCTTTGGTTAAAAGTGATTTTGGCCATTGTCGTTGGTGTTATCGCTTTCTTATTGTCGATTGCCCTGGTGTTTCGTAAAGAAATAAAAGCCACCTTTGAACGCGACCCGGCAGCCGTAAGTTTCTGGGAAGTTTTGCTTACCTATTCGGGCCTGCACGCCATTATTTTTCATCGTATTTCTCATCGGGTTATTAAATGGAATATTCCACTTTTGCCCAGGCTGATTTCTCAAGCAGCCCGTTATTTCACCGGTATCGAGATACACCCCGGCGCCCGGATTGGCAAGGCCTTATTTATTGACCACGGCATGGGGGTGGTTATCGGTGAAACCACGATCATCGGAGATAACGTTACACTCTACCAGGGTGTAACATTGGGCGGAACCGGCAAAGAAAAGGGTAAGCGCCATCCCAGCATTGGCAATAATGCGGTTATTTCAACCGGGGCAAAAGTGCTGGGAAATATCACTATCGGAAATAATGTTAATATCGGAGCCAATGCCGTTGTTATCAGGTCAGTGCCTGATGACTGCACAGTGGTGGGTGTGCCGGGTAGAATTGCCCGGAAAAAAGGCGTGCGCGTGCCGGGCATTAACTTAGATCATACCCATCTGCCTGATCCTCTGGCCGAACGGCTTGAAAACCTTCAGCAGGAAATAGACGCAATAGAAACGCATCTCGAAGACTGGCATAAGGAACGGTTAAGGGGAAAAGAAAACTGA
- the cysS gene encoding cysteine--tRNA ligase: MLHFYNTFTGKKEKFIPIRKGRVKMYTCGPTVYDYAHLGNFRAYIFEDILRRFLKYQGYEVTQVMNITDIDDKTIAGAGREGVGLAEFTKRYTTAFFEDLKSLNIEPAEFYPLATKHIEQMVELIKKLLDKGYAYRKDGSIYFRIRDFKNYGRLSKMNLDMVRPGSRIDHDEYGKGDVKDFVLWKARKTTDEPFWDTELGPGRPGWHIECSAMSIKYLGQPFDIHTGGEDNIFPHHENEIAQSEAALGKKFVNYWLHCKFLLVNNEKMAKSKGNFFTLRNLLDKGYKPGAIRWLLLSTHYRATLNFTFKGLKSAEETVQRLNDFLSRVKQCRPDARKKENRVLSRKIMNSGKKFEKALSDDLNISKGLAHIFELVRSVNIALEKDRFNRSNLVQVLSLFEKFDLILGIFEQKPVKLTAQIRGLIKKRQQARRQKDFILADRIRKELFVKGLILEDTKDGVRCRYQSGREIK, from the coding sequence ATGTTACACTTTTACAACACTTTTACCGGAAAAAAAGAAAAGTTTATCCCGATCAGAAAAGGCAGGGTAAAAATGTACACCTGCGGCCCGACGGTTTATGACTATGCTCACCTGGGTAATTTCCGGGCCTATATATTTGAAGACATACTGCGCAGGTTTTTAAAATATCAGGGTTACGAAGTAACTCAGGTGATGAATATCACCGATATTGACGATAAGACAATAGCTGGCGCCGGCAGAGAAGGGGTCGGTCTCGCTGAATTTACTAAAAGATATACTACCGCGTTTTTTGAGGATTTAAAAAGCCTTAATATTGAACCGGCGGAATTTTATCCTTTGGCCACTAAACATATTGAGCAAATGGTCGAGTTAATAAAGAAACTGCTGGATAAGGGGTATGCATACCGGAAGGATGGTTCGATATACTTTCGGATCAGGGATTTTAAAAATTATGGCCGGCTTTCTAAAATGAATTTGGATATGGTCAGGCCGGGTTCCAGAATAGACCACGATGAATATGGCAAGGGAGACGTTAAGGATTTTGTGCTCTGGAAGGCCAGAAAAACAACAGATGAACCTTTCTGGGATACTGAGCTAGGCCCCGGCAGGCCCGGCTGGCATATCGAATGCTCAGCTATGAGCATAAAATATCTCGGTCAGCCTTTTGATATTCATACTGGCGGAGAAGATAATATTTTTCCCCATCACGAAAATGAGATTGCTCAATCTGAGGCAGCCCTGGGTAAGAAATTTGTAAATTATTGGCTGCACTGCAAATTTCTTTTAGTGAACAATGAGAAAATGGCTAAGAGCAAGGGAAATTTTTTTACTCTGCGCAATCTATTAGATAAGGGATATAAACCCGGAGCAATCAGATGGCTTTTGCTGTCCACGCATTACCGGGCAACCTTGAATTTCACTTTTAAAGGGTTAAAGTCAGCAGAAGAGACAGTGCAGAGGCTGAACGATTTCTTAAGCAGGGTTAAGCAATGCCGGCCGGACGCAAGGAAGAAAGAAAACAGGGTTTTATCCCGGAAAATAATGAATTCCGGCAAGAAATTTGAAAAAGCACTTAGTGATGACCTGAATATTTCTAAAGGCCTGGCCCACATTTTTGAGCTGGTAAGAAGTGTCAATATTGCTTTAGAAAAAGACAGGTTTAACCGGAGTAATCTGGTCCAGGTTCTTAGCCTATTTGAGAAATTCGATTTGATATTAGGAATATTCGAACAAAAACCTGTAAAATTGACCGCTCAAATCAGAGGTTTAATAAAGAAAAGACAGCAGGCGCGCCGGCAGAAAGATTTTATTTTAGCAGACAGGATCAGAAAAGAACTTTTCGTGAAAGGACTTATATTAGAAGATACCAAGGACGGCGTTAGGTGCAGATATCAATCTGGAAGGGAAATTAAATGA
- the tmk gene encoding dTMP kinase — translation MKGKLITFEGPEGSGKSTHSKMLCKWLKQKGIPFVYTREPGGTRIGELIRKILLDPANCLITDKCELFLYLAGRAQIVAEVVTPAVDSGKLVISDRFSDATMAYQGYGNKLPLGLIKKLNNFATDGLQPDLTIILDINVKDGLGRSIKTKWPDRIEARTVSYHQRVRSGYRKLAKRYPKRIKLIKVKQDMKETQREVRKTAGKLLGVEEKQQAVSSRQ, via the coding sequence ATGAAAGGGAAATTGATAACTTTTGAGGGCCCGGAAGGCAGCGGTAAATCCACGCATTCTAAAATGTTATGTAAGTGGCTTAAACAGAAAGGGATTCCTTTTGTCTATACCCGGGAACCAGGAGGCACCAGGATAGGCGAGTTGATAAGAAAAATATTGCTTGATCCGGCTAACTGCTTAATAACCGATAAATGTGAGTTGTTTCTTTATCTGGCCGGCCGGGCCCAGATAGTGGCTGAAGTAGTAACGCCGGCTGTAGATAGCGGTAAACTTGTTATTTCTGACCGGTTTAGTGACGCTACCATGGCTTATCAGGGCTACGGAAATAAACTTCCCCTTGGTTTGATAAAAAAATTAAATAATTTTGCTACTGATGGATTACAGCCGGATTTAACAATAATTTTGGATATAAACGTAAAAGACGGTTTAGGAAGAAGTATAAAAACCAAATGGCCTGACCGAATAGAGGCCAGGACCGTTTCTTACCACCAGCGGGTAAGAAGCGGTTATCGAAAATTGGCCAAAAGATACCCCAAACGGATAAAACTCATAAAAGTAAAACAGGATATGAAAGAGACACAGAGAGAAGTCAGGAAAACAGCCGGTAAATTGCTGGGAGTTGAAGAAAAGCAGCAGGCAGTAAGTAGCAGGCAGTAA
- the holB gene encoding DNA polymerase III subunit delta': MSFKQIIGQEKAIEILTQTVRNSKIPHAYLFSGPRGVGKSLAARQLTKVLNCREKGSDCCDICPQCRKIDNFNHPDVRYLEPVKESRKIKIEQVRTLRQAVNLKPYESNIKIWIITEAESMTEEAGDALLKTLEEPPEDSLLILICSNLSSLLPTIISRCQIVRFEAVGFNSLRKFLSASCGIEGPEANFLASLSNGSPGRAIELKQADIFKARDEIMDWVINGFEGKESAWVDQPDQMIDRNLDIIISLYRDLLVLREGAPRFLMNIDREKKLVNLKNRYSVKELVRIIETINQIKRLIHQNVNRKVALEVMFQEINC; this comes from the coding sequence ATGTCGTTTAAGCAAATAATCGGCCAGGAAAAAGCGATTGAAATCTTAACTCAGACAGTCCGGAATTCAAAGATTCCGCACGCTTATTTGTTTTCCGGCCCCCGGGGAGTGGGCAAGTCTTTGGCAGCCAGGCAATTAACCAAGGTGCTTAATTGCCGGGAAAAGGGTTCTGACTGCTGTGATATTTGTCCTCAATGCCGGAAGATAGATAATTTTAACCATCCGGACGTAAGATATCTCGAGCCTGTTAAGGAAAGCAGAAAAATTAAAATAGAGCAGGTCCGGACTTTGAGACAGGCAGTTAACCTGAAACCCTACGAGTCAAATATAAAGATCTGGATCATTACAGAGGCCGAGTCTATGACCGAAGAGGCCGGCGACGCCCTTCTTAAAACATTAGAAGAGCCGCCCGAGGACTCTCTTTTAATCTTGATTTGTTCGAATTTAAGTTCGCTTTTACCGACCATTATCTCAAGATGCCAGATAGTAAGGTTTGAAGCTGTAGGTTTTAACAGCTTGAGGAAATTTTTAAGCGCATCGTGCGGCATCGAAGGGCCTGAAGCCAATTTTTTGGCGTCTCTATCCAATGGAAGTCCGGGAAGGGCGATTGAGTTAAAACAAGCAGATATCTTCAAGGCAAGAGATGAAATAATGGATTGGGTTATTAATGGATTTGAAGGGAAGGAATCAGCCTGGGTTGATCAGCCCGATCAGATGATTGATCGGAATCTGGATATAATCATTAGTTTATACCGGGATCTTTTGGTTTTACGCGAAGGAGCCCCCCGGTTTTTAATGAATATAGACCGGGAGAAAAAACTGGTTAATTTAAAAAATAGATATTCAGTTAAGGAGTTGGTCAGGATTATTGAAACAATAAATCAAATTAAACGCCTTATTCATCAGAATGTTAACCGTAAAGTAGCGTTGGAAGTAATGTTTCAAGAAATAAACTGCTAA
- a CDS encoding stage 0 sporulation family protein — translation MFEVIQVKLREAGKIIYYCTGGLKFKTSAYVIVEADRGLDYGQVASEAEVILDSDVEEPLQTVVRHATSDDLKRIEKNREKVSHAFETCVKKIGAHKLPMKLVEAEYSFDRSKIIFYFTAEGRVDFRELVKDLARIFKARIELRQIGVRDEAKMLGGFGPCGMPLCCTRFLNDFEPVTIRMAKDQNLPLNPAKMSGLCGRLMCCLGYEYKTYKELAKRLPRRGDTIQLKEGKGKVVEVNIIKQSVVVELEKGKGRKIKHYEI, via the coding sequence ATGTTTGAGGTGATTCAGGTAAAACTGCGGGAAGCGGGTAAGATCATTTATTACTGCACAGGCGGTTTGAAATTTAAAACAAGCGCTTATGTCATTGTCGAAGCCGATAGAGGCCTTGATTACGGCCAGGTTGCTTCCGAGGCCGAGGTAATTTTAGATAGTGATGTGGAGGAGCCGCTGCAAACGGTTGTCAGGCATGCCACCAGCGATGACTTAAAGCGGATTGAAAAAAACAGGGAAAAGGTATCCCATGCGTTTGAGACCTGCGTAAAAAAGATAGGAGCTCATAAACTTCCGATGAAATTAGTTGAAGCAGAGTATTCATTTGACCGCAGTAAAATAATATTTTATTTTACTGCTGAAGGCAGGGTGGATTTTAGAGAACTGGTGAAAGACCTGGCTCGTATTTTCAAGGCCAGGATTGAATTACGTCAGATCGGGGTTCGTGATGAAGCCAAGATGCTTGGGGGATTTGGGCCCTGCGGCATGCCGTTATGCTGCACCCGGTTTTTAAATGATTTTGAACCAGTTACTATCCGGATGGCCAAGGATCAAAATCTACCCTTAAACCCCGCTAAAATGTCAGGATTGTGCGGAAGGCTGATGTGTTGTCTGGGATACGAATACAAGACCTATAAAGAATTAGCCAAGCGGCTTCCCAGGCGGGGAGATACGATTCAGCTAAAAGAAGGCAAAGGGAAAGTAGTTGAAGTTAATATTATAAAACAGTCGGTCGTAGTCGAGCTTGAAAAAGGCAAAGGCCGGAAGATTAAACATTATGAAATATGA
- the metG gene encoding methionine--tRNA ligase, translated as MSKEKFYLTTAIDYPSAAPHIGHVYEKVCADVIARWHRLKDKDVFFLTGTDEHGQKIVKYAVKAGQSPQEFVDKTTKMFIDICEKLNISNNDFIRTTEPRHIKVVQDIFKKIYDKGEIYKGVYQGLYCVDCEAFYTEKDLKSGKCPVHDRAVETLKEDSYFFKISSYQKKILKHIRENKDFIQPEARRSEIINRLEEGVRDLSISRSSFDWGIPMAMDEKHIIFVWFDALMNYISGLNYPGERFRRFWPADVHLIGKDILWFHAVIWPAILLAAEIELPRHIVVHGFVNLGGEKLSKSRGVSIDPFKLLDSYGTDAVRYFLLREISFGEDGNFSESSLIRRINSDLANDLGNLLHRTLTMVEKYFKGNIPRPAKADTVLDKQLKLKAAALSKNLENKLKMFELNGALIEIFKLINAANKYIEDAAPWKLAGDDFNKAALSNTIYNLVEILRLVALALLPFMPAASANIRGQLGLNKDINKLKFNDLEKWGLIEPGTRINKGRPLFPRIEQ; from the coding sequence ATGAGTAAGGAAAAGTTTTATCTCACCACAGCTATCGATTATCCCTCAGCTGCTCCTCACATCGGACATGTCTATGAAAAGGTATGCGCTGATGTTATTGCGCGGTGGCACCGGCTTAAAGACAAAGACGTTTTTTTTCTTACCGGAACGGATGAACATGGACAAAAAATAGTCAAATATGCCGTTAAAGCAGGCCAGTCCCCGCAGGAGTTTGTTGATAAAACAACAAAAATGTTTATTGACATTTGTGAAAAGCTTAATATTTCCAACAATGATTTTATAAGAACAACCGAGCCGAGACACATAAAGGTTGTCCAGGACATCTTTAAAAAGATTTATGACAAAGGAGAAATTTATAAGGGCGTATACCAGGGGTTGTATTGTGTTGATTGCGAGGCCTTTTATACCGAAAAAGACCTTAAAAGCGGAAAGTGCCCTGTGCACGACAGGGCAGTCGAAACCTTAAAAGAAGATAGTTATTTTTTTAAAATAAGCAGCTATCAGAAAAAAATCTTAAAACACATTCGCGAAAATAAAGATTTTATTCAGCCGGAAGCAAGAAGGAGTGAGATTATTAACCGGTTAGAAGAAGGAGTGCGGGATCTAAGCATTTCCCGCTCCAGTTTCGATTGGGGCATACCTATGGCCATGGATGAAAAACATATAATATTTGTCTGGTTTGATGCCCTGATGAATTATATTTCCGGCCTGAATTACCCGGGTGAACGTTTTCGCAGGTTTTGGCCGGCTGATGTTCATTTGATTGGTAAGGATATCCTTTGGTTCCACGCCGTGATCTGGCCGGCTATACTGCTGGCAGCCGAAATAGAATTGCCCCGGCATATCGTGGTGCACGGATTTGTTAATCTGGGAGGGGAAAAATTAAGCAAGAGCAGGGGGGTATCTATTGACCCTTTTAAACTGCTCGACTCATACGGAACCGACGCAGTAAGGTACTTTTTATTGAGAGAAATTAGTTTTGGAGAGGATGGTAATTTTTCTGAGAGCTCTTTAATCAGGCGCATAAATAGTGATTTGGCTAATGACCTGGGCAATCTCCTGCACAGGACTCTTACCATGGTTGAGAAATATTTTAAGGGAAATATACCCCGGCCGGCCAAGGCCGACACTGTTCTGGATAAACAATTGAAATTAAAAGCAGCTGCCCTTTCTAAAAACCTTGAAAATAAGTTAAAAATGTTTGAATTGAACGGGGCCTTAATCGAGATATTTAAACTAATAAATGCTGCTAATAAATATATTGAAGATGCTGCTCCCTGGAAACTGGCCGGGGATGATTTTAACAAGGCCGCTTTGTCTAACACGATCTACAATCTGGTAGAAATTTTAAGACTTGTAGCTCTGGCCCTCCTGCCGTTTATGCCGGCTGCGTCTGCTAATATCCGGGGTCAGCTGGGGTTGAATAAGGATATAAACAAGCTTAAATTCAACGACCTGGAAAAATGGGGGTTGATCGAGCCGGGAACCAGAATAAACAAAGGCAGGCCTCTTTTCCCGCGCATAGAACAGTAA
- a CDS encoding site-2 protease family protein — protein MKGRMVETLIAVLVFLPAVTVHEFAHGWMANKLGDPTARNAGRLTLNPLAHIDPVGTIILPAMLILSGSRIIFGWAKPVPVNFANLDNPRRDMIWVGLAGPGANILLALITALIIRSGLISPEFLNLLAMVILINLILAIFNLIPIPPLDGSRVLAGVLSPEQSYAYSKIEPYGFFIVIALLWMGLLRKVLLPIVYFLLKLFIGA, from the coding sequence ATGAAAGGGCGTATGGTTGAAACATTAATAGCGGTTCTTGTTTTTTTACCGGCAGTAACGGTCCATGAATTTGCCCATGGCTGGATGGCAAATAAGTTAGGTGATCCGACTGCCCGGAATGCCGGCCGGCTTACCTTGAATCCCTTAGCCCATATAGACCCTGTCGGAACAATAATTTTGCCGGCCATGCTGATCCTTTCAGGTTCGAGGATTATATTTGGCTGGGCCAAGCCTGTCCCGGTTAACTTTGCTAATTTGGATAACCCCCGGCGGGATATGATCTGGGTGGGCCTGGCCGGGCCGGGAGCAAATATTTTATTAGCATTGATTACAGCCCTGATAATAAGGAGCGGACTGATATCGCCTGAATTCTTGAACCTGCTGGCAATGGTTATTTTGATCAATCTTATCCTGGCTATATTTAACCTGATCCCCATTCCTCCCCTGGATGGCTCGCGGGTGCTGGCCGGAGTTTTATCACCTGAGCAGTCTTATGCCTATAGCAAGATAGAACCCTACGGGTTTTTTATTGTTATCGCTCTTTTATGGATGGGCTTGTTGAGAAAGGTGCTTTTGCCGATAGTATATTTTTTATTAAAATTGTTTATCGGAGCGTGA